From Rhododendron vialii isolate Sample 1 chromosome 7a, ASM3025357v1:
TGCTTTCTAACCTCTGTTTCAATATTCTGTTCCATTTGGTTTGGGTTTGTAGCGATTCCATGGGTATTCTAGGTTAGGGTTTGTGGCGATTCCATGGGTATTCTAGGTTAGGGTTTAACCGTTTAAGGATTCTATTCGAATCTACCAAAAATCAAGATAAATACTGGTAACTCCGCTTTGCTGTGAAAGTTGATTAGAAAACTGAGTTTTTGTCAACTGGATTCAAAAGCTCCTGTCTGAATTATGGTGTACTCTATCCATATGTAATTTTAGTTGTTGGTGTCCATGTACTATGAAGGGCAGAATGGTAATTATAATAATTATTGGATTAAttgttttcaaattaaaaaaaataaggtcaAGCATACTCATTCATAACTTATTCATTAATGTGAACAACTTgttattttcaataaataagTTGTGATGCACAACTTATTCATTAATGtgaacaatttattcactagtATGAATAAGTTGTGGTGCACAATGCACAACTTATTCAGTGTGAACAACCCGAGCCTACCCCCACCACATAAGTCTACCGCTCCACCCATCGCTCACGAACGTGGCGGTGGGTCccaccaattttatttttaaaaaaggctgcagaaaaaagagaaagaaacgaGTTCTTCGCTTCTTGTggttcggagagagagagagagagagagagagagagaggagtaggaGGAGGACCCAGTACACGTGCTACCCCATCACCAccggcgaccaccaccaccggctcCAACTTGGCAACCACCTCCACCCTacaaaaagttttcaaaaattgcGATGCACCACCTTCCAAGCTCCACCGCCAAGGTCTCTCctcccccctttctctctctctctctctctctctctctctctctctctctctctctctctctctctctgtctaaaCTTGTCGATGAGCTCTAGATTCTCCATCTGGCTAGAACTTGttcaaacccccaaaaaattagTGTTTCAAAAATTGGGGTTTTTTTAGAAATCGTGATTATTAGTAGGTGTAGGAATGCATGCCATTAGCCAGTGAACTCAGAATTTATGCATGAACTTGTGAATTGTGTTCTGTCAATGACTTCAAGAGATGCATTCAAGGGATAAGGAAGCTCAAGGCAGTGAAGTTGTAACTTTTTGAGGGTTTcggatggatttttttttttgactgggTTCATGGGTGGTTTTGGGGGCTGGTGCAAATCATGgagtgtgcgcgcgcgcgcgtgtgtggTTTCAGTAGAGTTGAGTTtttgtgtgcgcgcgcgcgcgctcTCATCAATGTGAGTTTTGGGTCTTTTGTTTGGCTTTCAATGTTATGTGTGTTTGAGttgatttcttttgttgttgaGTTGATTTAGACAACTGTTTGTCGCAACTTTTGTCCTTTTGAGTAATTCACTGGCAGTAGCTAATTGGCTGTGACTTGGGGAAGCAAAAATAAGTGAACAACTATTTGCCCTTGTGCTGTCTGCCTGtttgtttccatttctttcGTTAATGCTGTGAATTGTTTCAATTTCCGCTGGTGTCTGGTGTGCAAGTTATGCTTTTGTTGCAGTTTGTTGGGATTGTCCAGATTTTCAATATCCTCCGTATCtccatttgaattgaaagaTTTCTGGCTTATCTATGTTGACATTGCTGCTTCTTTTGGCTTATCTATGTAGAGAACAAGTAACTCGATTCTCTAGGGCTGTGTATAAGAAGTTTCATTGAATGAACCAGAAaccaaatatcatttttttagcaaaaaccaaatagtattttttgtaatgaaccacacacacacagagatggAAATCGGTGGGATAGAAGTGGTGGTGATTTGTCTTCCCACCTTGCAAAATAAAGCTTCCCAGTTCAATTCAAAAAATGCTATTTGGTTGTACATTTTGTAGTGAATCAGAAACCAAATAGCAGTTACCAACAATCCATTCATATTGAACTTACAACCACTTCATTCTATTGCAATCAAAGTTACACACAAAATAAGTCCTGCTTTCGAATCTTTAGACCTTTTTTAGGTAAGTTAAATTTCATTGTAAAAACAAACCAATTACACTAGCAAAGAGGCATGCCCCAGCAGCGGACATGAAAACAAAGCAACAAAAGAAACCAACTCACTTGCACAAAAGGAGGCTACAACAGACTCAAGACACCGCCAAGACTTATACCAATCATAACCCAGAAAAATGAAACATAAGGAGGACACACAATACAAAAAACAACAATACTTTTCAACCCAAAAAGAAGCCATTACAGCTCACACAAGACGACTAAGAACCACGGCTAACATATGCTCATATCGTAGAGGGAGACTTTGAATTCAGGATTTTCCAAGGTCTTTTTATGGTTCGAAATCTTAACAAACCGCACTGGATTGCCATGCGCAAATCTTACTGATAGAGATCCTCCTCCCAAGGGGAACCATAGACCCAACTTGAAGGATAGAATATATCTCCTTCCCTGAGCAGAGCTCCTAGTACATAGCAGTTATTCACCCATTTTCAAGTCCCATATGCCAGCAACTAAACATCATCACAGCACGTACAAAACTTCTTTTTCATACAAGCAGACTCATTTTAACAAGAATATGAGATTTGGGGATCTTGAAAAATAGGGCAAACTTGTTTTAACAAGAATCGAAGGAATCTAAGAAGTAAGAGAAAATTATGGACAGTGACAACTTTTCGCGGGGTGGAGGTGGTCGccgttggtggtggtgatggggtGGCACGTGTACTgggtcctcctcctccttctctctctctctctctctctctctctcaaaagaagCGTTTTTGTgataggtgtagcacctatagaggagaagttaagggaaaataggctaaggtggtttgggtatATCTTCtgtagaccagaagatgcagtagttaagagagcggataggatagctctaggtagcaatgttactgggaggggtagaccaaaattgacattagatgttgtagtgtgcaaagatatgagtataatgggtttgtgtgaacaagtgactcttgacagagctcaatggaggaaacggattcatgaagccgaccccaagtgattgggacgtaaggctcggtttggtttggttaaaaTTGGTGGGACCCACTGCCACGTAGGCCAGCGGTGGGTGGAGTGGTAGACTTATGCGGCGGGGGTAGACTTATTGAATTGCGAAATAAACAGAAAGGTTATGGTTTCAATAATGTTACAGACACGTCTCTTCACCACAAGCCAGCCACAACCGCCTACATGGCATGCCACTCAGCTGCTGAGCCCCAACTCAAAAAAACTGAAATCAAACGCTCGGtgttgattgagagagagagagagagagacatcaTACTCCCCTGCACCAACGCCATCCCCACCatcaagatctctctctctctctctctctctctgaacttgTGTCAATTCGAGTCATGGATTTCccttgaactttttttttttttgttgatccgcTCCTAGAGCTTGTTCAAACcacaaaaattagggtttcatgTTTAAGTTGaattgggtttttgtttttttgtatgcTTGTTATCTGGGATTCCGTTCCTTTATCCTATAAATAATTCTCTGCAAGTATCATTGCTGAATTGTTCCATTACAACCCATTGCTCTATTCCCAAAGTCCTCACCTGGGTTACCTTTGATTTCTTGGGTGACCCAAGTCCAATGCCCGGAAAAGAAATGACAACCAATTCAGTTGTAGTCACAATTGAGAACCCTTTAGTAGAAATAGATTATTCCAATTCCAATACCAATTGATCATGATTTCCTGATAAGCAAAAGCCTAGAGGCACGCCATGTAGGCAGTTGTGGCTGGGGTGTGGTGGAGAGGTGTGCATGTAACATTATTGGCATGGTTTCTTGTGAAATCACTTAttacaaaaaggaaattttttgattgactgtTCCCCTTTATCACCCCTTTCACCAAAAGGGGTGAGATTTAATGAGAAAGGGCTCCCCTTTCGTATCTCATCCTTTCTCACCGTCCAAATCCACCGTTGTGTTTCGGCGTACTAGTTCTATAGCTCCCCTAAATCCAAAGTCACTGACCGAAATCCCTCCGTGTCCACCAGCAATTCCATCATGGATCGGTATCTCTCCAGCTCTTCGTTTTGATTTGCTTTTATTTCCCCAAAATACTAGGGTCTGGCTATTGTATAGCTATACCTATGGAATATGGATTGCCAAGCTGTTGGTTTGATCAAGCTTGCCAATAAAACCCACCAGCAACTTTGATCTTTTATCACCTAGAGTTCTTGTAATTCCTTTTGAACTTGCACTTTGTTCATTCTCAGTATCTTAtatgtgtagttttttttttgggggcttATTCAGGTACTAAAAAGGTTATCTAACTGTCAGCACAAAATTGGTTTCAGTTGTATGTTGGCataaatttttagaaacctACTTatcgaaaaaaaattattagaaaCCTGTTTCGAACTTTGGACAATGCACATATGCTTGAAATAGTTGAAAGTTTGTAACCTTTTATGTGGAGTTTGTTCCGTGGATTTTGATTGTTTTCTCTCTTGATGTTAAGGCTGGCAAAGAAGTTGCAATGAGCATGGAGGAGTCAGCCACAAAACCTTCTCGTCCTCAACTAGTGAAGTTAGACAAGGCACTCAAATTGGTAACTACTTTTGCTGGCTTACACCATTAGAAAATGTACTTTTAACGGTTGCAGCACCAGTGTCAGTTATGTGTACGCGGGGATGTATGATTTGGTTTTGGGTTCCCCTATTTTTGAAGTCGGGGTCACACTAAGAAACTGATTTAGATTTTTTATTCTGATACCTCTCTCAATTGCTTCGTTTAGTGTATTCCAAAATGAATAATTTGTTTCATCTTTCCATCTATACTACGACTATGTAAAGGGAGGACATCATTTTGGCGTTCATTTCTTTTTGAAGTTGCTTCACACATGGAAactcattcaattttctttagGTTCCTCTACTTCTATTAACTGCTTCATTTCGCGAATGTCAAAAATGTATCACATTTTAACGTCTTCCTTTATGCACGATTGCTTGGTGGCAGACACAAGATTTGGGGTTAGCGGAGACTTGATTCACATGTATTCTCGCATGGATAACAATATTTTCATCCTTATATATTGATACTTACTAGGTTTGGGAGAGAGACAAGATTGTGTGTGTGCGGCCCTATGTAAATTTGCTTGAGTGACCAAAAAATGGTTGATTACTTAAAAGTTTGGGACTTTTTCACATACATAGGAGTTTTAGGGAATTTTTTCCACCCAAGGAACTTGCAGGGTTAATCCCATGGAATTTTTCTAAACTAACCAGAAAGATTAGTATAACTAGTAATATTTGGAGTTGCGCAGGGGCCGGAGCACCCACCCCTACCCCTTGCGtgccccccctcccccccgtAATTATACTAATATATAAATGAAGAACATCAATTTGGTGctactcttttcttttaatttcatcATAGCAGGAAAAGTTTCAGTTTCCGATTCATCAACCTTTCTCAaccatttcaattttcattaCCGAATGTGGTTTTCAAGCAATGCTGACCAACATCCTAAATTCAACACTGGTTGGAGATACCAACCTCCATTCTAATGTAGAGAGCCCAATGAATGCGGGCATGAGTAGTATTGTGATCCATACCAATAAAATCCCTGAACAGCTTTGCAACAAGCTTACAGCCCTGGCAGCCCCTTTTTCCTTCAACGTCTGGAATCTTCACAAAATAGTCCCTCTCTTGTTCCTTCACTGCTATCCTAAAAGCAGACACCAgcccacacacacaccaaccaccccccccccccccccccccacaatcACTCCTCTCAACATCCACTATGGAGTGACCCCCCTCTGAACGTTAGCGTACTTGCCTCCTTGCCATCTTCCATATGCCTCCTCCAGACATTGGTAGAGTCATCTCCGTTCAAGGCCCAATGCTACGCCTCTCCGTGAAACCCTCTTCCACTCCCCAAAAGCAAACCAAAATGAAGCCCATGCTTTGTATCTCCCTTGCAAGGCGCACTTATTTCTTATCTTGTTGAAATGTACTGATACTTTGTGCTTGTTAGTTTGTGAGGACCGGATCTGTGACGTTTCCAACCATCTTCCTTTCATTGGAACACTAATCTGCATCCTCTATTATTGGCTCTTCATGACTTCcttaaattttattattttgcttCCAGTAATTGTGATTGCTTCGATGAAGAGTGTTTTCTAGTTATTTTTTAGTTGCAGAAGATGCCGTAATTGTTTTGCCATCACTTTCCATTTTCTTGTGCTGAACCTTTGTGTACTACAGATATTGTTTTGCTCAACTATGAACTTGCTTATATGCAGGCTGAAAACTGGGTTAATAATATGTCTAAATCTACGGAAGAAGAATCGGGTGAAGTTGAATTGGAGGGTCGACCTCTTAGGTCAGTACAACTGTTTGCATGgctaaaattatcaaattaaaGTTTGTTTAATTTCTACGAGCATTTGGTACAGGCTTGGATTAGGTGCTACGGTTCCACGGCAGTCCAGGGTTGGACCGTTAAATGACCCTGTTGATCGGAGATTGCATGCTAAATTAGAAGCTGGAAAGAGGAAAGCTTCCCAGAGAATGGAGGAGGAATCCAGCCCATCTGTAAGAGGTGGGTACAATGTTAAAGATGATGAAGACAACGACGATGATTTGGATAGCCGAACAAATTTATTCGCTAAGAAGAGAATGATGCCCTTGACCTCATCTTTACGAGCAAAGAAGCAAAAG
This genomic window contains:
- the LOC131332084 gene encoding uncharacterized protein LOC131332084; this encodes MHHLPSSTAKAGKEVAMSMEESATKPSRPQLVKLDKALKLAENWVNNMSKSTEEESGEVELEGRPLRLGLGATVPRQSRVGPLNDPVDRRLHAKLEAGKRKASQRMEEESSPSVRGGYNVKDDEDNDDDLDSRTNLFAKKRMMPLTSSLRAKKQK